From Zavarzinella sp., one genomic window encodes:
- a CDS encoding MotA/TolQ/ExbB proton channel family protein, with product MVVTSSQKPNREWFWLILALIIVGGIAIPLWQIAAPAENSSEYWARWSKERIAKLLLGPEQIACYFCFVWAGLMLLSRFREVRRQREAFRMDLLPTDQGSRILPEDARPLARRVQAIVERRPYILAKLVEMALTKFAISRKAPDVGEVVRTQADVEQNRMVTSMSTISYLTWAIPALGFLGTVRGLAGGMSKAGNQGDADFIKQVTDQLGIAFDCTFVALSLSVVLMYLLQIVQKAEELLIIDAQQYCQEHLLLRLYDPEPEAAFAVHQD from the coding sequence ATGGTTGTGACGTCTTCTCAGAAGCCGAATCGCGAGTGGTTCTGGCTGATTCTGGCACTGATTATTGTGGGCGGCATTGCCATTCCACTGTGGCAGATTGCAGCACCCGCAGAAAACAGTTCGGAGTATTGGGCACGCTGGTCGAAAGAGCGGATTGCGAAACTACTCCTGGGGCCGGAGCAGATTGCCTGTTATTTTTGCTTCGTCTGGGCTGGGCTGATGCTTCTCAGCCGTTTCCGCGAAGTGCGTCGCCAACGCGAAGCTTTCCGGATGGACCTGTTGCCCACAGATCAAGGTTCGCGCATTTTACCGGAAGATGCCCGCCCACTGGCACGCCGGGTGCAGGCCATTGTCGAACGCCGACCATACATTCTGGCCAAACTGGTTGAAATGGCACTCACAAAGTTTGCCATCAGCCGCAAAGCACCGGATGTGGGCGAAGTCGTCCGCACTCAGGCGGATGTGGAACAGAATCGGATGGTCACCAGCATGTCGACCATCAGCTACCTCACGTGGGCCATCCCTGCACTGGGCTTCTTAGGCACCGTGCGTGGTCTGGCAGGTGGCATGAGCAAAGCAGGCAACCAGGGCGATGCCGATTTCATTAAGCAGGTCACCGATCAGCTTGGGATTGCCTTCGACTGCACCTTCGTGGCCCTGTCATTGAGCGTGGTACTGATGTATTTGTTGCAGATCGTGCAAAAGGCAGAAGAACTGCTGATTATTGATGCCCAACAATATTGTCAGGAACACCTGTTACTTCGTTTGTACGATCCCGAACCAGAAGCAGCGTTTGCCGTTCATCAGGACTAA
- a CDS encoding WD40 repeat domain-containing protein produces MKNLPLFLILWLGGACMVHAVPPAPVSSLAFHPAANYLAAGTYGEIQIWQPTQKAPLYRVTNLTERVTAVAWSPDGTVLAAACGKPGKAGEIHLFQFAEKPNATLKLLGKIDAHKDLIYTLHFDPKSQRLASAGYDRLIHLWDVAKRTAIATLKDHSDTVYSVRFHPNGNYLLSAAADRAVKIWDLSNNKRLYSLNDPTDWLYAAEWHPDGKSLVAAGVDKSIRAWQFSPNGSELRQSVFAHTQAVSHLAFAEGGKSLISISESGEIKAWDSGTLKEGVSFPKQPATIFSLAVHPGTSQVAVGDIAGNITVLDAKTGKSLQVLTTEQVAANLEDVMQPIRADLPAPVIASVSPTTIVRGVPTTLTVTGKHFTPETKFQLPDATIKQVGEHSDSKIRLQVLIPKGVSPGPRTLTASLGKVASNPFTVQVDRFPQLQDQSELITQPTTIVGMIAKSGAINRYSLQLPTEQDVTFHIRGFDGAKFTPTVVLFDAHGKQLRFSETGLLGYRLAAKQTYHVRVHDRNYRGGAGTDYRFDIGPIPFITAAFPPSIERGRTEKVELTGFSLPVQEVSVAVPATAAANASVPLPLKSWVETPLGQITVRAAEFPLVAWQGKTTALQMNSSGQGVLQEPGTHHDYRFAAKKGQTVALEVHASRIGSPLDSLMEVLDSHGKVVERATLRCTARSFVTFRDHDSNKPGIRLEYWNELRQDDYLLVGNELMRILALPLNPDADCNFYQVGGKRQAFLGTSPTHHPNGEAVYRVEIHPAGSQFPPNGMPLVRLPYRNDDGGDRFGTDSVLFFTPPADGEYQVRVQDSQSNGSEQHFYRLTLREPKPDFNVTSNGGQMNVWQHGAVPLDINMQRFDEFDGEVRLEFTGVPEGYFIPTTTIEAGQLSTTVMVENRNGKVTMKPANNLQIVATAMINGKPVRKSINGPKLQTVVPGDIVLQLSTTNLEVVPGKQTRLKVTVERRNKFKGRIPIQVKGLPHGVRVLDIGLNGILITERESEREIVLEAERWVAPQTGPISIFATREGKNTSHGNRNIQLRVMPTLK; encoded by the coding sequence ATGAAAAATCTACCTCTCTTTCTGATCCTGTGGCTGGGTGGTGCATGCATGGTGCATGCAGTCCCACCGGCTCCGGTCAGTTCGTTGGCGTTTCATCCTGCCGCAAACTATCTGGCGGCAGGAACTTACGGCGAAATTCAGATCTGGCAACCCACCCAGAAAGCCCCACTGTATCGTGTTACGAATCTGACAGAGCGTGTTACCGCAGTGGCGTGGTCGCCCGATGGGACCGTCCTGGCTGCTGCGTGCGGCAAACCAGGCAAGGCGGGTGAAATCCATCTGTTTCAATTTGCAGAAAAGCCCAATGCGACGTTAAAACTGTTGGGCAAAATTGATGCGCACAAAGACCTGATTTACACCCTGCACTTCGACCCGAAATCGCAGCGATTGGCATCCGCAGGCTACGACCGCCTGATCCATCTGTGGGATGTTGCCAAACGCACAGCGATCGCCACTTTGAAGGACCACAGCGATACCGTGTATTCGGTGCGTTTTCATCCCAATGGCAATTATCTGCTGTCCGCTGCTGCCGACCGTGCGGTGAAAATCTGGGATCTCAGCAACAACAAGCGGCTTTATTCGTTGAACGACCCCACGGACTGGTTGTATGCGGCAGAGTGGCACCCCGATGGTAAATCGCTGGTGGCTGCAGGCGTTGATAAAAGCATTCGTGCCTGGCAGTTTTCGCCAAATGGCAGCGAATTACGCCAATCAGTGTTTGCACACACGCAGGCGGTCAGTCACCTGGCGTTCGCGGAAGGTGGCAAATCGCTGATTTCCATCAGTGAATCGGGCGAAATCAAAGCATGGGATTCTGGCACGTTGAAAGAAGGTGTATCCTTTCCAAAACAGCCCGCTACAATTTTTTCGCTTGCCGTGCACCCTGGCACCAGCCAGGTGGCAGTGGGTGACATTGCAGGCAATATCACCGTGCTGGATGCCAAAACGGGCAAATCGCTACAAGTATTGACTACAGAACAAGTTGCAGCAAATCTCGAAGATGTGATGCAACCCATTCGGGCCGATCTGCCAGCTCCGGTGATTGCATCCGTCAGCCCCACAACGATTGTCCGTGGGGTGCCCACCACGCTGACGGTAACTGGCAAGCACTTTACGCCGGAAACCAAGTTTCAGTTGCCCGACGCCACCATCAAACAGGTGGGAGAACATTCCGACAGCAAAATTCGACTGCAAGTGCTGATTCCGAAAGGAGTTAGCCCCGGCCCCCGCACTCTGACTGCATCTTTGGGGAAGGTGGCCAGCAACCCTTTTACCGTTCAGGTGGATCGCTTTCCACAGTTGCAGGATCAATCGGAGTTGATTACCCAGCCAACTACAATCGTGGGGATGATCGCCAAATCGGGTGCGATCAATCGCTATTCACTGCAACTGCCGACAGAACAAGATGTTACGTTTCACATTCGTGGCTTTGATGGTGCGAAGTTCACCCCCACCGTGGTATTGTTTGATGCCCACGGCAAGCAGCTCCGTTTTTCCGAAACAGGTCTGCTGGGATATCGACTGGCCGCAAAACAAACCTACCACGTGCGGGTGCACGATCGCAACTATCGTGGTGGGGCAGGCACCGACTATCGTTTCGATATCGGGCCGATTCCGTTCATCACTGCCGCTTTCCCACCTTCGATCGAGCGGGGCCGGACCGAAAAGGTAGAATTGACTGGTTTTTCGCTCCCTGTTCAAGAGGTATCTGTGGCAGTCCCAGCTACTGCGGCGGCGAATGCCAGTGTGCCGTTACCTTTGAAAAGCTGGGTAGAAACCCCACTTGGGCAAATCACGGTGCGTGCGGCAGAATTCCCACTTGTTGCGTGGCAGGGGAAAACTACTGCACTTCAAATGAATAGCTCAGGCCAGGGAGTGCTGCAGGAACCCGGTACCCACCACGACTATCGATTTGCGGCCAAAAAAGGCCAGACAGTGGCACTGGAAGTGCATGCTTCCCGTATTGGTTCGCCATTAGATTCACTGATGGAGGTGCTGGATTCCCACGGTAAAGTTGTGGAGCGGGCCACCCTGCGTTGCACTGCTCGTAGTTTTGTCACCTTTCGCGACCACGATTCCAACAAGCCAGGCATTCGACTGGAATACTGGAACGAACTGCGTCAGGACGATTACCTGCTGGTGGGCAACGAATTAATGCGGATTCTGGCACTGCCACTGAATCCCGATGCGGATTGTAATTTCTATCAGGTGGGTGGCAAGCGCCAGGCTTTTTTGGGCACATCGCCCACGCACCACCCGAATGGTGAAGCGGTTTATCGGGTAGAAATCCACCCCGCCGGCAGCCAGTTCCCACCAAACGGCATGCCATTGGTGCGGTTGCCTTACCGTAACGATGATGGTGGGGATCGTTTTGGCACCGATTCGGTGTTGTTTTTCACCCCACCTGCCGATGGGGAGTACCAAGTGCGGGTGCAGGACAGCCAGAGTAATGGCAGCGAGCAGCACTTCTACCGCCTGACCCTGCGAGAGCCGAAGCCCGATTTTAACGTAACCAGTAATGGCGGGCAGATGAATGTCTGGCAGCACGGTGCCGTGCCACTGGATATCAACATGCAACGGTTTGATGAGTTTGATGGTGAAGTACGGCTGGAGTTTACGGGTGTGCCTGAAGGCTATTTCATCCCCACCACGACGATCGAAGCGGGTCAGTTATCCACAACCGTGATGGTTGAAAACCGCAACGGCAAAGTGACAATGAAACCAGCGAATAATCTGCAGATTGTCGCCACTGCCATGATCAATGGCAAACCAGTTCGCAAATCGATCAATGGGCCAAAACTGCAAACGGTGGTACCTGGGGATATTGTGCTGCAATTATCTACCACCAACCTGGAAGTGGTGCCTGGAAAGCAGACCCGCCTGAAGGTAACCGTGGAACGCAGAAACAAGTTCAAAGGGCGGATACCAATTCAGGTGAAAGGCTTGCCCCACGGGGTGCGGGTGCTGGACATTGGCCTGAATGGCATTCTGATTACAGAACGAGAAAGCGAACGTGAAATTGTCTTGGAAGCAGAACGCTGGGTGGCTCCACAAACAGGTCCGATCAGTATTTTCGCTACCCGCGAAGGAAAAAACACCTCCCACGGTAACAGGAATATTCAACTCCGCGTCATGCCCACACTGAAATAG
- a CDS encoding DUF1553 domain-containing protein — MRFVALLLSIFPVLGLHAASLRVFPDNIHLHGPHASQQVIVVLEDNGNFTAEITKEAQFSVAEKSIVTIDSGILTPGGEGKTTLTVSHGGKKVTIPVQVTGMKTPKAPDFIADVIPILTRTGCNSGACHGALAGKGGFKLSLRGYDPEADHFAITRQLRGRRTNTTEPEKSLLLLKGTRTIPHSGGTRIEEGDQFYQVILDWIRAGATADLAKTASVSPLTIYPPTMQLKPGLKTQVLVSAKDTTGSMQDVTRLAKFVSSNATTADVDEDGIVVIKGPGEASISALFGTSVASMTVTVPYGNQLDATVFDHFPERNFIDGHVLRKLKQLQIPPSATCDDATYIRRVFLDTMGVLPTMQEVNTFVASKEPNKREKLVDSLFQRTEFVDCWTYKWSDLLLVSTFQLPDPAMWAFSRHIRNAVEDNMPWDRFARETLLASGSTLQNGGGNYFVLHKDIAELTEKTAVTFMGMSITCARCHNHPLEKWTQDQYWGMANLFSRVGMKNGKSAGDVVLANAKSGDVLHPRLNMPIPPTPLDAPPMAVGSNEDRREYFVNWLTAKENPFFAPAVVNRVWKNFMGRGLVEADDDLRETNPPTNIPLMQELSAKFIEQKYDLRWLMRTILTSAAYQRQAEPLPENKEDDRYYSHYFIKRLSSEVLLDALSSVTAVPTPFNKVYSGVERGTAATSNYPLGTRALELPDARVASAFLDAFGRPERQLACSCERTDDSTVGQALLMNNSDILNSKLRDKKSRITTWLDSKKPANKAMDELFLLALARTPNEAERTRLLNLLGIANGNDLLNREALEDLFWAVLTSKEFMFNH, encoded by the coding sequence ATGCGTTTTGTAGCACTCTTACTGTCCATTTTTCCCGTTCTGGGGCTGCATGCAGCCTCACTCCGCGTTTTTCCAGACAATATTCACCTGCATGGCCCCCACGCCAGCCAGCAGGTAATCGTGGTGCTGGAAGATAACGGCAATTTCACCGCTGAAATCACCAAAGAAGCCCAATTTTCGGTGGCAGAGAAATCGATTGTCACCATCGATAGCGGAATTCTCACCCCAGGTGGGGAAGGGAAAACGACCTTAACTGTCTCCCATGGTGGGAAGAAAGTTACCATTCCGGTCCAGGTGACGGGGATGAAAACGCCTAAGGCACCCGATTTTATCGCCGATGTTATCCCCATCCTCACCCGCACAGGGTGTAACAGTGGTGCATGTCACGGGGCACTGGCAGGCAAAGGCGGCTTCAAGCTATCTCTACGTGGCTATGACCCTGAAGCAGACCATTTTGCGATCACACGGCAGTTACGTGGCCGCCGCACCAATACCACAGAGCCTGAAAAAAGCCTGTTACTGCTGAAAGGCACGCGAACCATCCCCCACAGTGGGGGCACCAGAATTGAAGAAGGTGACCAGTTTTATCAGGTCATTCTGGACTGGATCCGTGCAGGTGCCACCGCAGATCTTGCCAAAACAGCTTCGGTTTCGCCTCTTACCATCTACCCACCTACAATGCAGCTCAAGCCAGGCCTGAAGACACAAGTACTTGTTTCTGCGAAAGATACAACAGGCAGCATGCAGGATGTCACTCGGCTGGCAAAGTTTGTCAGCAGTAACGCCACCACGGCTGATGTGGATGAAGACGGCATCGTGGTCATCAAAGGGCCGGGTGAAGCCAGCATCAGTGCGTTATTTGGTACCAGCGTGGCATCGATGACGGTCACTGTGCCCTACGGTAATCAGCTTGATGCGACGGTGTTTGACCACTTTCCCGAACGTAACTTCATTGATGGCCATGTCTTACGGAAATTAAAGCAGTTGCAGATTCCACCATCGGCAACGTGCGACGATGCCACCTATATTCGCCGAGTGTTTCTGGATACGATGGGTGTTCTCCCCACCATGCAGGAAGTAAACACCTTTGTGGCGAGCAAAGAACCCAATAAACGGGAAAAACTGGTAGACAGTCTGTTCCAACGCACGGAGTTTGTGGATTGCTGGACTTACAAATGGTCTGATCTACTGCTGGTTTCCACCTTTCAACTGCCCGATCCGGCGATGTGGGCATTTTCCCGCCATATTCGCAACGCAGTGGAAGATAACATGCCGTGGGATCGCTTCGCCCGCGAAACCCTGTTGGCAAGCGGCAGCACCCTGCAGAACGGTGGGGGAAATTACTTCGTTCTGCACAAAGATATCGCCGAACTGACAGAAAAAACCGCAGTTACCTTCATGGGTATGTCGATTACCTGTGCCCGTTGCCACAACCACCCGTTGGAAAAGTGGACCCAGGACCAGTATTGGGGCATGGCCAACCTGTTCAGCCGTGTGGGGATGAAAAACGGCAAATCTGCAGGCGATGTGGTGCTGGCCAATGCGAAATCGGGCGATGTGCTGCACCCTCGTTTGAATATGCCGATCCCACCGACTCCTCTGGATGCCCCACCGATGGCCGTGGGTTCAAACGAAGATCGACGTGAGTACTTTGTGAACTGGCTGACTGCCAAAGAAAATCCGTTTTTTGCTCCCGCAGTGGTGAACCGTGTCTGGAAAAACTTCATGGGTCGTGGTCTGGTCGAAGCAGACGATGATTTACGCGAAACCAACCCACCGACCAATATCCCCCTGATGCAGGAACTGTCGGCGAAGTTTATCGAACAAAAGTATGACCTACGCTGGCTGATGCGGACCATTCTGACGTCCGCTGCTTATCAGCGTCAGGCGGAACCACTGCCAGAAAATAAAGAAGACGACCGCTACTATTCCCACTACTTCATCAAGCGGCTTTCCAGCGAAGTGCTGCTGGATGCCTTATCCAGTGTCACCGCAGTTCCCACGCCATTTAACAAGGTCTATTCCGGCGTGGAACGTGGGACGGCAGCCACCAGCAACTACCCACTGGGCACGCGGGCGTTAGAACTACCCGATGCCCGCGTCGCTTCAGCTTTTCTGGATGCCTTCGGCAGGCCGGAACGTCAATTGGCCTGTTCCTGCGAACGCACCGACGATTCAACGGTGGGGCAGGCACTGTTAATGAATAACAGCGACATTCTGAACAGCAAACTTCGTGACAAGAAAAGCAGGATTACTACGTGGCTGGATTCCAAAAAACCTGCAAATAAAGCGATGGATGAACTGTTTTTGCTGGCGCTGGCCCGCACGCCGAATGAGGCAGAACGAACCCGCCTGCTGAATTTGTTGGGGATTGCCAACGGCAATGATCTGCTGAATCGTGAAGCACTGGAAGACCTGTTCTGGGCAGTGCTGACTTCCAAAGAATTTATGTTTAATCACTAA
- a CDS encoding DUF1501 domain-containing protein gives MLRLDAPQPTRLCGEVSRRDFLYAGSIASLGLGLPQLMQAKAGGQPDNDINCIMLFLLGGPSHIDTWDMKPNAPAEIRGPFKPIATNVPGIEISEIFPQMSKHADKFSLIRSCYHNATAVHDTGHQMMQTGRLFTGGVEHPHIGCTLGYLKGGRGELPAHVLLPRPMGRTGGNLPHGQTAGYLGKPHDPFVLNADPSEPNFQVPNLLPPQYITPVRAERRQKLRDAIDGALANFESNPLASQLDDNFQLAYRLMSSPKGRDAFAIEKEPAKVRDRYGRTRFGQCCLMARRLIEAGVRFVTLNMFETVFGEITWDIHGSKPFTDIEQMSKQVAPNFDQAYTALLEELHERGLLKNTIVTAMGEFGRTPKVNPAGGRDHHPGAWTILMGGGPIQGGRIIGETDELGYAPKTRPVTTAEVAATIFRGLGLDPHHELPGPQGRPIPLADFGVQPIKELF, from the coding sequence ATGCTTCGACTCGATGCCCCCCAACCCACCCGCTTGTGTGGTGAGGTTTCCCGGCGCGATTTTCTGTACGCAGGCTCGATTGCTTCACTCGGCCTTGGCTTGCCACAACTAATGCAGGCAAAAGCGGGTGGTCAGCCCGATAACGATATCAACTGCATTATGCTGTTCCTGCTGGGTGGGCCCAGTCACATCGATACGTGGGACATGAAGCCGAACGCACCCGCAGAAATTCGTGGGCCGTTCAAGCCAATCGCCACCAACGTGCCCGGGATTGAAATTTCAGAAATCTTCCCACAAATGAGCAAACATGCGGACAAGTTTTCGCTGATCCGTTCCTGCTACCATAATGCAACGGCGGTGCACGATACCGGCCACCAGATGATGCAGACAGGTCGCCTGTTTACCGGTGGCGTGGAACACCCCCACATTGGCTGTACCCTGGGCTATCTGAAAGGTGGGCGTGGGGAATTGCCTGCCCACGTGCTGCTGCCTCGACCAATGGGCCGCACCGGTGGCAATTTGCCGCACGGTCAGACTGCTGGCTATCTGGGCAAACCGCACGATCCGTTTGTGCTGAATGCCGATCCCAGCGAACCGAACTTTCAGGTACCGAATCTGTTGCCCCCGCAATACATCACCCCGGTGCGTGCCGAACGCCGCCAGAAACTACGTGATGCCATCGATGGGGCACTGGCCAACTTTGAAAGCAATCCTTTGGCCAGCCAGTTGGACGATAATTTCCAACTGGCCTACCGCCTGATGAGCAGTCCGAAAGGACGCGATGCGTTTGCGATCGAAAAAGAACCTGCGAAGGTGCGTGATCGCTACGGACGCACCCGCTTTGGGCAGTGCTGCCTGATGGCCCGCCGGCTGATTGAAGCGGGCGTGCGGTTCGTAACGCTGAATATGTTTGAAACAGTCTTTGGCGAAATTACGTGGGATATTCACGGTTCCAAGCCATTTACCGATATTGAGCAGATGTCGAAACAGGTGGCACCAAACTTCGACCAGGCGTACACCGCACTGCTGGAAGAACTGCATGAACGTGGGCTGCTGAAAAACACCATTGTCACCGCGATGGGTGAATTTGGCCGCACACCGAAGGTGAATCCTGCGGGCGGTCGCGATCACCACCCAGGTGCCTGGACTATTCTGATGGGTGGGGGGCCAATTCAGGGCGGTCGCATCATTGGCGAGACCGATGAACTGGGTTACGCACCAAAAACCCGCCCGGTGACCACTGCAGAAGTGGCAGCAACAATCTTCCGTGGGCTGGGTCTCGATCCGCACCACGAATTGCCTGGCCCGCAAGGTCGGCCAATCCCACTGGCAGACTTTGGTGTCCAGCCAATCAAAGAATTATTCTAG
- a CDS encoding TatD family hydrolase: protein MKIIDPHIHMSARTTDDYEAMAAAGVVAIIEPAFWLGQPRTSVGTFQDYYSSLIGWERFRAAQFGIRHYCTIGLNSKEANNEPLAEQVIELLPLYLAKEGVVAVGEIGFDDQTPAEERFFHAQVELAKEFELPIMIHTPHRDKKTGTTRSMDLIAEHQIPPHMVVIDHNNEETVQEVLDRGYWAAFTIYPKTKMGNERMVEVVRKYGCDRIIVDSSADWGVSDPLAVPKTARLMLERGIPQSHVEATCYGNAILAYGQSGQFNESDWLEPAPIDQRVLFEGNSVLRGQSPRIDEQKQETLIS from the coding sequence ATGAAAATTATCGATCCCCATATTCACATGTCTGCACGCACCACCGATGATTATGAAGCGATGGCTGCAGCCGGCGTGGTGGCGATTATCGAACCCGCCTTCTGGCTGGGGCAGCCCCGCACGTCGGTGGGTACTTTTCAGGATTATTATTCCAGTCTGATCGGTTGGGAGCGTTTCCGTGCGGCCCAGTTCGGCATTCGCCATTACTGCACGATTGGTCTGAATTCGAAGGAAGCCAATAACGAACCACTGGCAGAACAGGTGATCGAATTATTGCCACTGTATCTTGCGAAAGAAGGTGTAGTGGCAGTGGGGGAGATTGGTTTCGACGATCAGACCCCGGCCGAAGAACGCTTCTTTCATGCTCAGGTAGAACTGGCGAAGGAATTCGAATTGCCGATTATGATCCATACACCCCACCGCGATAAGAAAACGGGCACCACGCGGAGCATGGATTTAATTGCTGAGCACCAGATCCCGCCCCACATGGTGGTGATTGACCACAATAATGAGGAAACGGTGCAGGAAGTGCTCGACCGTGGCTACTGGGCGGCATTTACCATCTACCCGAAAACCAAAATGGGGAACGAACGGATGGTGGAAGTGGTGCGAAAATATGGCTGCGACCGCATTATTGTCGATTCCTCTGCGGATTGGGGCGTTTCTGACCCACTGGCGGTGCCAAAAACAGCCCGTTTGATGTTGGAACGAGGTATCCCACAGTCCCATGTGGAAGCAACGTGCTACGGCAACGCGATTCTGGCTTACGGCCAGAGTGGGCAATTTAATGAATCCGACTGGCTGGAACCTGCACCGATCGATCAGCGGGTGCTGTTTGAAGGAAACAGCGTTCTGCGCGGCCAATCCCCTCGGATTGACGAGCAAAAGCAGGAAACCCTGATTTCGTAA
- a CDS encoding serine/threonine-protein kinase, which translates to MSSPHLPDSGTPADYSGDSLGDFELVRRIGIGGMGQVYLARQKSLKRQVAVKVLKQELAANETMLKRFQAEAEAVASLTHANIVQVYAIGEDRGLHFIALEYVDGRNLKDYLEKRGVLEIPVALHVLRRVAAALERAGELGFVHRDIKPENILLSRKGEIKLTDFGLSRCFSAEQNVHLTQSGITMGTPLYMAPEQVRGQAIDPRADIYALGVTAFHLLTGEPPFHGTTAFDVALQHVQEAAPSIRAIRPDVPEELEAIIMKMMAKSPTARYQSARELIADLEQVRRTDVGGSSTGFQTTRFVQAMVEGSAVIPATPSQVTVSVKKSWSFLRYGVLLILFLISATVGYGIHWYSQTNVMPLPAPKEALADLDAPPGSGREKELKRLLMDKQIRSETAVDALMELALWYIHDGRTNEAMQLFDPQVLAGYGFTQNLPAARKQSTAKMISGLGKAVVLAHQDKSAESNAEFSRLVADFMVPKAKVTPNPKTGARGSVLEQFLLRQTDSPTWKRAVYDALSRNEINLNSQLPVELRRLKSFGPRPTGA; encoded by the coding sequence GTGAGTTCCCCCCACCTGCCTGATAGTGGTACCCCCGCAGATTATTCCGGTGATTCGCTGGGAGATTTCGAACTGGTGCGTCGTATTGGCATCGGTGGGATGGGGCAGGTCTATCTGGCACGGCAAAAAAGCCTGAAACGCCAGGTCGCTGTCAAAGTGCTGAAACAGGAACTGGCCGCCAACGAAACGATGCTGAAACGCTTTCAGGCGGAAGCGGAGGCGGTTGCTTCGTTAACCCACGCCAACATTGTGCAGGTTTATGCAATTGGCGAAGACCGTGGGCTCCATTTCATTGCACTGGAATATGTTGATGGCCGCAATCTGAAAGATTACCTGGAAAAGCGGGGTGTACTGGAAATTCCTGTTGCCCTGCACGTGCTGCGACGGGTGGCGGCAGCACTGGAACGTGCGGGTGAACTGGGCTTTGTACACCGCGACATTAAGCCGGAGAATATTCTTCTGTCCCGCAAGGGTGAGATTAAACTGACCGATTTTGGGCTGTCACGCTGTTTTTCTGCTGAACAGAACGTCCACCTGACCCAAAGTGGCATCACAATGGGCACCCCGTTGTATATGGCACCAGAACAGGTGCGTGGGCAGGCAATCGACCCGCGGGCTGATATTTACGCACTAGGTGTCACTGCGTTCCACCTGTTGACGGGCGAACCGCCATTTCATGGTACTACCGCGTTTGATGTGGCACTGCAGCACGTTCAGGAGGCAGCACCTTCCATTCGGGCAATCAGGCCCGATGTTCCGGAAGAACTGGAAGCGATCATTATGAAAATGATGGCGAAAAGTCCCACGGCACGGTATCAGTCGGCGCGGGAATTGATTGCCGATCTGGAACAGGTTCGCCGCACTGACGTGGGAGGTTCCAGCACTGGCTTTCAGACCACGCGATTTGTGCAGGCCATGGTGGAAGGCTCTGCAGTCATCCCCGCAACTCCTTCGCAGGTAACAGTTTCCGTCAAAAAATCGTGGTCCTTCCTTCGCTACGGGGTGCTGCTAATTCTCTTTCTCATATCTGCCACCGTGGGGTATGGGATTCATTGGTATAGTCAAACGAATGTCATGCCGTTGCCCGCACCGAAGGAGGCACTGGCCGATCTGGACGCACCACCTGGCAGTGGGCGGGAAAAAGAATTAAAACGCCTGCTGATGGACAAGCAAATCCGGTCGGAAACGGCTGTCGATGCCCTGATGGAACTGGCATTGTGGTACATTCACGATGGCCGTACCAACGAAGCAATGCAGCTATTTGATCCACAAGTTCTTGCAGGGTATGGATTTACGCAGAATCTTCCTGCAGCACGCAAGCAGAGCACTGCAAAGATGATTTCTGGTCTGGGTAAGGCGGTGGTATTGGCACATCAGGACAAATCGGCTGAATCGAATGCAGAATTTTCTCGCCTGGTGGCAGATTTCATGGTGCCAAAAGCAAAAGTAACGCCTAATCCCAAGACAGGCGCACGTGGGAGTGTTCTGGAGCAGTTTTTGCTGCGACAAACCGACAGCCCCACTTGGAAGCGGGCGGTTTACGATGCCTTAAGTCGCAATGAAATCAACCTTAATTCCCAGCTACCAGTAGAGTTACGTCGATTGAAGAGCTTCGGCCCCCGCCCCACCGGTGCATAG